Proteins encoded within one genomic window of Triticum aestivum cultivar Chinese Spring chromosome 2D, IWGSC CS RefSeq v2.1, whole genome shotgun sequence:
- the LOC123052324 gene encoding disease resistance protein Pik-2, with the protein MADLVVGMAKSVVDGALTKAQAAIEEESKLRQSAQRNLVFITGEFQMMQAFLNNADSDRLENPVVRTWVRQIRDLAYDVEDCIEFVVHLDKNNSWWLRLLNPVSWLLAPCLDLAPLPLDEAVDELDRLKARVEDVSSRNTRYSLINDSGSKPAAAADEHDPVSSCDAVGGAMAFNRLFEAAFRITQKGELTQLLPKKDHDLGVISIWGTGTGGGEDLGMASIAWNAYVDKGTCQNFVCRAWVKLMHPFDPHQFVRSLTAQFYAASSSPGEEHATSVGGVRVLMKMEAAGGGEPLKDFEQLVMNNRYLVVLEDVSSMADWDAIRRFFPNMKNGSCIILPTHQFEVASLSVGHPYQVLHLNQLSAEHSVYAFFTKGSRYDVDQGREINNAPASKNVSVGNCKEEAAKKWMNRHPLVGRESEMKDLALKVINARYKSYQVMSVWGIAGVGKSALVKNMFCDRICIGTLFQKYGWVDVSHPFNLWNFSRILLSSLGSEYLQAGETEDLCTMGSRNPIVECREILKKHRCLVVIDGLQSTEEWDLIKANLVSGSNRQNVIIAVTIEQEMASHCRGVKGELVFNVKGLEADTAFELFKKVSKKSEVAELQELTSLCGGLPKVIVEIASSFAKNTDRWKHTLSTKNKFMLELENNGEFDSLKGLFGWMNSYFRKCPDSLKPCILYLPIFPRNQLIRRRRLVRRWIAEGYSRDSHEESAEMTGEKQFCDLINLSIIQQASALGLGGTRMVFCQVNGFFREYIVSRQMEENLVFELRGSCALTTQRTGRHLVILESWVRDRIVYESIDFSRLRSLTVFGNWKSFFVSESMRLLRVLDLEGASELEYSDLKKIVKLMCRLKFLSLRGCHEICHLPSSIGGLRQLQTLDVRHTSIVTLPVNITKLEKLQYIRAGTTAPANEAPTPHHLVPQLSNCCGGHHLVGVVMPPGIGKLTALHTLGVVNVSASGTKAFLEDLKKLTHLHKLGVSGINKNNSNEFFRAISVLVHLESLSVRLEDNNQGCLNGIPLPLEGLRSLKMHGLGDQLPNWSGQLTMLAKMDLEIAKLMEDNVSPHSEGATPEGRRKPTRGVIKFLSELPGLCILRLRVDHLQDNQLDVSVITNDLEEDSFKKMKIFEIACSSSLEVSFGEKTMKKLEQLKVDCSSGSSLLGLKHLPELKEVLLKGSSDEELKADLIAVLENHPKQKKPVVKFEKLREPLRPDSLGGQGGH; encoded by the exons ATGGCGGACCTTGTGGTGGGCATGGCCAAGTCGGTGGTGGATGGGGCGCTGACCAAGGCCCAGGCGGCGATCGAGGAGGAGTCCAAGCTGCGGCAGAGCGCGCAGCGCAATCTGGTGTTCATCACCGGCGAGTTCCAGATGATGCAGGCCTTCCTCAACAACGCCGACAGCGACCGCCTGGAGAATCCGGTGGTGCGGACCTGGGTGCGGCAGATCCGCGACCTGGCCTACGACGTGGAGGACTGCATCGAGTTCGTCGTCCACCTCGACAAGAACAACAGCTGGTGGCTCCGCCTTCTCAACCCCGTGAGCTGGCTCCTCGCGCCCTGCCTGGATCTCGCGCCGCTGCCGCTCGACGAGGCGGTCGACGAGCTGGACCGGCTCAAGGCCAGGGTGGAGGACGTGAGCAGCAGGAACACGCGCTACAGCCTCATCAACGACTCCGGCTccaagcccgccgccgccgccgacgagcacgacCCGGTTTCCTCCTGCGATGCTGTCGGTGGCGCGATGGCGTTCAACAGGCTCTTCGAGGCGGCATTTAGAATCACCCAAAAAGGGGAACTCACCCAGCTGCTCCCCAAGAAAGACCATGACCTCGGAGTCATCTCCATCTGGGGCACCGGCACCGGAGGCGGGGAAGATCTTGGGATGGCATCCATCGCCTGGAACGCCTACGTTGATAAAGGGACCTGCCAAAACTTCGTCTGTCGTGCCTGGGTGAAGCTGATGCATCCCTTTGATCCCCACCAGTTCGTCAGGTCTTTGACGGCTCAGTTCTATGcagcttcctcctctcctggcgagGAGCACGCGACCTCCGTAGGTGGTGTACGAGTCCTGATGAAGATGGAGGCCGCGGGAGGAGGAGAACCCCTCAAGGATTTCGAGCAGCTTGTCATGAACAATAGGTACCTCGTTGTGCTGGAGGACGTGTCCTCCATGGCAGACTGGGATGCTATCAGGAGGTTCTTTCCAAACATGAAGAATGGCAGCTGCATCATCTTGCCTACCCACCAATTCGAGGTAGCAAGCTTGTCCGTTGGACATCCATACCAAGTGCTGCATCTCAACCAGCTATCAGCAGAGCACTCTGTTTACGCCTTCTTTACAAAG GGGTCTCGATATGATGTGGATCAAGGCAGGGAAATCAATAATGCACCTGCCAGCAAGAATGTATCAGTCGGCAACTGTAAGGAGGAAGCAGCCAAGAAGTGGATGAACAGGCATCCTCTTGTTGGACGCGAGTCGGAAATGAAGGATCTTGCTCTAAAGGTAATTAATGCACGGTACAAGAGCTACCAAGTTATGTCCGTGTGGGGAATAGCTGGCGTTGGAAAATCAGCTCTCGTCAAGAACATGTTCTGCGACAGAATTTGTATAGGCACCCTATTCCAGAAGTATGGTTGGGTGGATGTATCACATCCTTTCAATTTATGGAACTTCTCTCGAATCTTACTTTCCAGTCTTGGTTCTGAATATCTTCAAGCCGGTGAGACTGAGGACTTGTGTACGATGGGAAGCCGAAATCCCATTGTCGAGTGTCGTGAGATTCTGAAAAAGCATAGATGCCTGGTTGTTATTGATGGACTGCAGTCCACAGAAGAATGGGATCTCATAAAAGCTAACTTGGTATCAGGGTCTAATCGTCAGAATGTTATCATTGCCGTTACAATTGAACAAGAAATGGCCTCTCATTGCCGTGGAGTTAAGGGAGAGCTCGTGTTTAATGTCAAAGGTTTGGAAGCTGACACAGCCTTTGAACTCTTCAAGAAG GTATCCAAGAAGAGTGAAGTCGCAGAGCTACAAGAACTTACGTCACTATGTGGTGGACTTCCGAAAGTTATAGTGGAGATAGCCAGCTCATTCGCCAAAAATACAGATCGATGGAAACATACACTTTCTACCAAAAACAAGTTTATGCTAGAGCTCGAGAACAACGGAGAGTTTGACAGTCTAAAGGGTCTGTTTGGTTGGATGAATTCATACTTCCGCAAATGCCCAGATTCTCTCAAGCCATGTATCTTGTATCTACCAATTTTCCCTCGAAACCAGCTCATTCGGCGGAGGCGACTAGTAAGGCGGTGGATTGCTGAGGGTTACTCCAGGGACAGCCATGAAGAATCTGCAGAGATGACTGGGGAGAAACAATTCTGTGACCTCATTAATCTGAGCATAATCCAGCAGGCATCTGCGTTGGGTTTGGGTGGCACAAGGATGGTCTTCTGCCAAGTCAATGGCTTCTTTCGTGAGTATATTGTCTCGCGCCAAATGGAAGAGAACCTTGTGTTTGAACTTAGGGGCAGTTGTGCCTTAACCACCCAACGCACAGGGCGTCACCTTGTGATATTAGAGAGCTGGGTCAGAGATAGAATTGTGTACGAGAGCATTGACTTTTCACGCCTCCGGTCACTCACGGTGTTTGGAAACTGGAAATCATTCTTCGTTTCTGAAAGTATGAGGCTTCTTCGGGTGCTTGATCTAGAGGGTGCATCAGAATTAGAGTATAGCGACCTCAAGAAGATTGTGAAGTTGATGTGTCGCCTCAAGTTCCTCTCACTGCGAGGATGCCATGAAATCTGCCATCTGCCGAGTTCAATAGGAGGTCTGAGGCAGCTTCAGACTCTTGATGTTAGACACACCTCCATAGTCACCCTGCCGGTGAACATCACCAAGTTAGAGAAGCTGCAGTACATCCGTGCGGGAACCACTGCTCCAGCAAATGAAGCACCAACACCACATCATTTAGTGCCCCAGCTGTCCAATTGCTGTGGTGGTCATCACCTGGTTGGTGTTGTGATGCCTCCAGGGATTGGGAAACTGACGGCATTGCACACACTTGGTGTTGTCAATGTCAGTGCTTCAGGGACAAAGGCCTTCCTAGAAGATCTCAAGAAGCTCACCCATTTGCACAAACTCGGAGTGTCTGGCATTAACAAGAATAACAGTAATGAGTTTTTCCGCGCAATCTCAGTTCTTGTCCATCTGGAATCACTGTCGGTGCGGCTCGAGGACAACAATCAAGGTTGTTTGAATGGTATACCGCTGCCTTTGGAGGGCTTGAGGAGCCTTAAAATGCATGGGCTTGGAGACCAGTTGCCAAACTGGAGTGGGCAGCTCACTATGCTTGCAAAGATGGATTTGGAAATAGCCAAGTTGATGGAAGATAATGTCTCCCCGCACTCAGAAGGTgcgacgccagaaggaagaaggaaacCAACTAGGGGTGTCATCAAGTTCCTAAGCGAGCTACCAGGATTATGTATTCTACGTCTTCGTGTCGATCACCTTCAAGATAATCAGCTTGACGTGTCTGTCATTACTAATGACCTAGAGGAAGACTCTTTCAAGAAAATGAAGATCTTCGAGATTGCTTGCAGCTCCAGCTTAGAAGTTAGTTTTGGAGAAAAAACAATGAAGAAACTTGAGCAGCTGAAGGTCGACTGCTCTAGTGGCTCATCGTTGTTAGGCCTGAAGCATTTACCTGAACTCAAGGAAGTCTTGCTCAAGGGTTCCAGTGATGAAGAACTCAAGGCTGATCTCATCGCTGTGCTTGAGAACCACCCAAAGCAAAAGAAACCTGTTGTGAAGTTTGAGAAACTACGAGAGCCTCTTCGTCCTGATAGTTTGGGAGGTCAAGGGGGTCATTAA